The following proteins are co-located in the Streptomyces sp. NBC_01198 genome:
- a CDS encoding cytochrome b/b6 domain-containing protein has protein sequence MTPRHDAPVPTGLRRFTRAESWVHRSVSWLLGICVFTGACLYFPPLAEIVGRRRTVVTLHEYSGIAVPVPVLLGLVSRAFRRDLGRLGRFFPHDWRWLRVALRRRRREPSLAGKFNAGQKLYAAFATGALLIMAGTGLLMWFPRLSPLVWRTGSTFVHDWLALGFAAVITGHVWFASKDPEARRGLRTGYVPRWWAREEHPLWQPEPPQDPPAEGT, from the coding sequence GTGCCGACCGGACTGCGCCGCTTCACCCGCGCCGAGAGCTGGGTGCACCGCTCGGTGAGCTGGCTGCTGGGGATCTGCGTCTTCACCGGCGCCTGCCTGTACTTCCCGCCGCTCGCCGAGATCGTCGGCCGCCGCAGGACCGTGGTGACCCTGCACGAATACTCCGGGATCGCCGTCCCCGTGCCGGTGCTGCTCGGGCTGGTCTCCCGTGCCTTCCGCCGCGACCTCGGCCGGCTGGGCCGCTTCTTCCCGCACGACTGGCGCTGGCTGCGGGTCGCCCTGCGCCGGCGCAGGCGGGAGCCGAGCCTGGCGGGGAAGTTCAACGCGGGCCAGAAGCTCTACGCGGCCTTCGCCACCGGCGCGCTGCTGATCATGGCAGGCACCGGGCTGCTGATGTGGTTCCCGCGGCTCTCGCCGCTGGTGTGGCGCACCGGATCGACGTTCGTGCACGACTGGCTCGCCCTCGGCTTCGCCGCCGTGATCACCGGGCACGTCTGGTTCGCCAGCAAGGACCCCGAGGCGCGGCGCGGGCTGCGTACGGGATACGTACCGCGCTGGTGGGCGCGCGAGGAACACCCGCTGTGGCAGCCCGAGCCGCCGCAGGACCCGCCCGCGGAAGGCACCTGA
- a CDS encoding DeoR/GlpR family DNA-binding transcription regulator, with protein sequence MSDNQNLLAEQRRALILDEVRRRGGVRVNELTRRLNVSDMTVRRDLDALARQGVVEKVHGGAVPVVEASSHEPGFEAKSGLELGAKEAIATAAAALVPPGSAIALAGGTTAYALAHHLLDVPDLTVVTNSVRVADVFQSGQRRAGANHAEATATVVITGGVRTPSETLVGPVADRAIQALHFDLLFLGVHGISVEAGLSTPNLAEAETNRHFVRSARRVVVIADHTKWGTVGLSSFAALEDVDTLVTDAGIPEVLRAEISEHLSDLIVAGEPTEG encoded by the coding sequence GTGAGCGACAACCAGAACCTCCTCGCGGAGCAGCGCCGTGCACTGATCCTGGACGAGGTACGCCGGCGTGGCGGGGTCCGCGTCAACGAGCTGACCCGCAGGCTCAACGTCTCGGACATGACCGTGCGCCGCGACCTGGACGCACTGGCCCGGCAGGGCGTGGTCGAGAAGGTGCACGGCGGCGCCGTGCCGGTGGTCGAGGCGAGCAGCCACGAGCCGGGCTTCGAGGCGAAGTCCGGGCTGGAGCTGGGCGCCAAGGAGGCGATCGCGACGGCGGCGGCCGCGCTGGTCCCGCCGGGCAGCGCGATCGCCCTGGCCGGCGGCACGACCGCCTACGCGCTGGCGCACCATCTGCTGGACGTCCCCGACCTGACCGTGGTCACCAACTCGGTGCGGGTCGCCGACGTCTTCCAGTCCGGCCAGCGCCGGGCCGGCGCGAACCACGCGGAGGCGACGGCCACCGTGGTGATCACCGGCGGGGTGCGTACGCCCTCGGAGACGCTGGTCGGCCCGGTGGCCGACCGGGCCATCCAGGCACTGCACTTCGACCTGCTCTTCCTCGGCGTGCACGGCATCTCGGTGGAGGCGGGCCTGTCCACGCCGAATCTGGCGGAGGCCGAGACGAACCGGCACTTCGTGCGCTCCGCGCGCCGGGTGGTGGTGATCGCCGACCACACCAAGTGGGGCACCGTCGGCCTGAGTTCCTTCGCCGCCCTGGAGGACGTGGACACCTTGGTGACCGACGCCGGCATCCCCGAGGTGCTCAGGGCCGAGATCTCCGAGCACCTGTCGGACCTGATCGTGGCGGGCGAACCCACGGAGGGCTGA
- a CDS encoding right-handed parallel beta-helix repeat-containing protein: protein MAHGVVQVTNPSSSRWRRRTGEYGTVAAALEAAGDGDVLSVSPGTYRENLVIDQAVTLRCAEGPGTVRIAPASGVALTVRAAAGVHDLLVEGQDSTAAALLVEACAPELTGLRISTRSAVGLEVRDGARPTVRRCTVDNPAGLGISVLDEAGGLFEDCEVVSAGQSGVSVRGGGSPRLERCRVHHASGSGLSVTGEHSSIEALGCEIYEIHGTGVHLSQRASGHLTDCQVHRSTGDGVSLDTDAVLAMSDCDIHDIPENAVDLRARSVLTLTRSAVRRFGRNGLSVWDPGTRADANQCEIHDSTGDYPAVWVSDGAVAILDACRVHDVPDALFVLDRGSRADVVDSDFTQIRNTAVSVSDGANVQLDDCRIKEAATGAWFRDHGSGGTFAQVTIDDIATGVIVTKGADPALDRCTVTNATESGIYVSAEGRGTFTGCRVTGSKGYGFHVIDGCRSTLTRCRTERCARGGYEFAEPGPVTEGCTSDRTAEPEPAPAPVPMPAAPDRQPAAQSYGLLGGVPQQRPAEAETAVVPAARESDEVLGELDALVGLDSVKREVRTLIDMIAVGRRRQQAGLKAPSPRRHLVFTGSPGTGKTTVARLYGEILASLDVLERGHLVEVARVDLVGEHIGSTAIRTQEAFERARGGVLFIDEAYALAPEDAGRDFGREAIDTLVKLMEDHRDAVVVIVAGYTAEMERFLASNPGVASRFSRTITFGDYTSEELLSIVESQATEHEYRLGEDAGDALLKYFTALPKGPAFGNGRAARQTFEAMVERHAMRLAHVAEPTHDELQLLYPEDLPELP from the coding sequence GCGCTGACCGTACGCGCGGCGGCCGGCGTGCACGACCTGCTGGTCGAGGGCCAGGACAGCACCGCCGCCGCCCTGCTGGTGGAGGCCTGCGCCCCGGAGCTGACGGGCCTGCGGATCAGCACCCGCTCCGCGGTCGGCCTCGAAGTGCGGGACGGCGCGCGCCCGACGGTGCGGCGCTGCACGGTCGACAACCCGGCGGGTCTCGGCATCAGCGTGCTGGACGAGGCGGGCGGCCTCTTCGAGGACTGCGAGGTGGTCTCGGCCGGCCAGAGCGGTGTCTCGGTGCGCGGCGGCGGCAGCCCCCGGCTGGAGCGGTGCCGGGTGCACCACGCCTCGGGCTCGGGTCTGTCCGTCACCGGCGAGCACAGTTCGATCGAGGCGCTGGGCTGCGAGATCTACGAGATCCACGGGACCGGGGTGCATCTGTCGCAGCGGGCGTCGGGGCACCTCACCGACTGCCAGGTGCACCGCAGCACCGGCGACGGCGTCTCGCTCGACACCGACGCGGTGCTGGCGATGTCCGACTGCGACATCCACGACATCCCGGAGAACGCGGTGGACCTGCGGGCCCGCTCGGTGCTGACGCTGACCCGCTCCGCCGTCCGCCGCTTCGGCCGCAACGGCCTGTCGGTGTGGGACCCGGGGACCAGGGCCGACGCCAACCAGTGCGAGATCCACGACAGCACCGGCGACTACCCGGCGGTGTGGGTCAGCGACGGCGCGGTGGCGATACTGGACGCCTGCCGGGTGCACGACGTGCCGGACGCGCTGTTCGTCCTGGACCGCGGCTCCCGCGCGGACGTCGTGGACAGCGACTTCACGCAGATCCGCAACACGGCGGTGTCGGTCAGCGACGGCGCCAACGTCCAGCTGGACGACTGCCGGATCAAGGAGGCCGCGACCGGCGCCTGGTTCCGCGACCACGGCAGCGGCGGCACGTTCGCGCAGGTGACCATAGACGACATCGCGACCGGCGTGATCGTCACCAAGGGCGCGGACCCCGCGCTCGACCGCTGCACGGTCACCAACGCCACCGAGTCGGGCATCTACGTGTCGGCCGAGGGCCGCGGCACCTTCACCGGTTGCCGGGTGACCGGCAGCAAGGGCTACGGCTTCCACGTCATCGACGGCTGCAGGTCCACGCTGACCCGCTGCCGTACCGAGCGCTGCGCGCGCGGCGGTTACGAGTTCGCCGAGCCCGGCCCGGTCACCGAGGGCTGCACCAGCGACCGTACCGCCGAGCCGGAACCCGCCCCCGCGCCCGTCCCGATGCCCGCCGCACCCGACCGGCAGCCCGCGGCGCAGTCGTACGGCCTGCTCGGCGGGGTGCCGCAACAGCGCCCCGCGGAGGCCGAGACGGCGGTCGTGCCGGCGGCCAGGGAGAGCGACGAGGTGCTCGGCGAACTGGACGCCCTGGTCGGCCTGGACAGCGTCAAGCGCGAGGTGCGCACCCTGATCGACATGATCGCGGTGGGCCGTCGCCGCCAGCAGGCCGGGCTCAAGGCGCCGTCCCCGCGCCGGCACCTGGTCTTCACCGGCTCCCCAGGCACTGGCAAGACGACGGTGGCCCGGCTGTACGGCGAGATCCTGGCCTCGCTCGACGTGCTGGAGCGCGGCCATCTGGTGGAGGTGGCCAGGGTCGACCTGGTCGGCGAGCACATCGGGTCCACCGCGATCCGGACCCAGGAGGCCTTCGAACGGGCGCGCGGCGGGGTGCTGTTCATCGACGAGGCCTACGCGCTGGCGCCGGAGGACGCCGGGCGGGACTTCGGCAGGGAGGCCATCGACACCCTGGTGAAGCTGATGGAGGACCACCGGGACGCGGTGGTGGTGATCGTGGCCGGCTACACCGCGGAGATGGAGCGCTTCCTGGCGTCGAACCCGGGTGTGGCGTCGCGTTTCTCGCGGACGATCACCTTCGGCGACTACACCTCGGAGGAGCTGCTGAGCATCGTGGAGTCGCAGGCCACCGAGCACGAGTACCGGCTGGGCGAGGACGCGGGCGACGCGCTGCTCAAGTACTTCACCGCGCTCCCCAAGGGCCCGGCCTTCGGCAACGGCAGGGCGGCCCGGCAGACGTTCGAGGCGATGGTGGAGCGGCACGCGATGCGGCTCGCCCACGTCGCCGAGCCGACCCACGACGAGCTGCAGCTGCTCTACCCGGAGGATCTGCCGGAACTGCCCTGA